In one window of Macadamia integrifolia cultivar HAES 741 chromosome 2, SCU_Mint_v3, whole genome shotgun sequence DNA:
- the LOC122087417 gene encoding 1-aminocyclopropane-1-carboxylate oxidase 1: MEVPMIDFNGLDGEKRSETMALLHQACEKYGFFKIANHGINEELMQRVKQLVNLHYEKCMKKSFHEAEIAKVLDNQGKATEIDWESSFFIWHRPTSNMDEFPDLSKELREAMDEYIIQVIKLAEKLSELMCENLGLESNYFKKAFSGVAGPSVGTKVAKYPECPKPELVKGLREHTDAGGIILLLQDDQVPGLEFLKEGKWVEIPPSKNNTMFVNTGDQVEVLTNGRYKSTLHRVKADKNGSRLSIASFYNPSGDAIISPTPKLLYPSHYRFQDYLNLYATTKFSDKGPRLESMKKVANGNC; encoded by the exons atGGAGGTTCCCATGATAGATTTTAATGGGCTAGATGGGGAAAAGAGGAGCGAAACAATGGCGCTATTGCACCAGGCTTGTGAGAAGTATGGGTTCTTCAAG ATTGCAAACCATGGAATCAATGAGGAACTGATGCAGAGGGTGAAGCAATTAGTCAACTTGCACTATGAAAAGTGTATGAAGAAAAGCTTCCATGAGGCAGAGATAGCTAAGGTCTTGGACAACCAAGGTAAAGCAACAGAAATTGACTGGGAAAGCAGCTTCTTCATTTGGCACAGGCCCACATCAAACATGGATGAGTTTCCAGACCTCTCAAAGGAACTTCG TGAAGCAATGGACGAATACATTATCCAAGTCATTAAGCTCGCAGAGAAACTTTCAGAGCTCATGTGCGAGAATCTGGGTTTGGAAAGCAACTACTTTAAAAAGGCATTCTCAGGAGTTGCAGGTCCTTCAGTGGGGACAAAGGTGGCAAAGTATCCTGAATGTCCTAAACCTGAACTTGTAAAGGGACTCCGAGAGCACACTGATGCAGGAGGGATCATTCTCTTGCTCCAAGATGACCAAGTCCCAGgtcttgaattcttgaaagaaggaaaatgggTAGAGATTCCACCTTCCAAGAACAATACCATGTTTGTAAACACAGGTGATCAGGTGGAAGTGTTGACCAATGGCAGATATAAAAGTACCTTGCACCGTGTCAAGGCTGACAAGAATGGCAGTAGACTCTCCATTGCTTCTTTCTACAACCCTTCTGGTGATGCGATAATTTCTCCAACTCCCAAGCTCCTATATCCTAGCCACTACCGTTTTCAAGACTACCTCAACCTTTATGCCACGACCAAATTCTCAGATAAGGGCCCCAGACTCGAATCCATGAAGAAGGTGGCCAATGGGAACTGTTAA